The region GCCGATGGTTTTGGCTACGGTGATTTGAGTATTCATTTCATTGGCTCCGTTGTTTGCCGATGAATGAAACTTTATCTCAAAGATAAATTTTGGGTAAATATCTTTTTGATAAATTATGATAAATTAATGGTTATGATATTGATATATATAGTAAATTATTTTGTGCAGGGCATAAAAAAACCAGCCGAAGCTGGTTTTTATATGTATGAGTCTCACCCCAAACGGTTGTATGACATTTGCCATCTACCGACAACTAAGCCCTGAATGTGAAACTCGCTTTGATCAGTTTCAGATACAAACCATTTTTCGTAAGTTGAATTATCGCTGATGACTACCAGCTTGTCCTTAAGCAGCTGTAAGCGTTTGATATGAAAGTTGTCACCATAAACGAACGCATAAATCCCATCACCTATCAACCGGTTTACCGTAACGTCTATAACGACAAGATCCCCAGGGAAAAATAGTCCCGAGCATGCTATCGCCGACAACCGTGCAGATTTTCAGGGAGGTAGGGCTACGCCCACCAAACATCCTTTTAGCCTCCTCTGGATCAAGTTCAATCGATTTAACTATTTCAGGATAGTCCATGTTCATCCTGCCACTTCCGCAACTGAACTCAGTGTCCAGCACCTCAATTCGGT is a window of Enterobacter hormaechei ATCC 49162 DNA encoding:
- a CDS encoding S24 family peptidase; amino-acid sequence: MSAIACSGLFFPGDLVVIDVTVNRLIGDGIYAFVYGDNFHIKRLQLLKDKLVVISDNSTYEKWFVSETDQSEFHIQGLVVGRWQMSYNRLG